In Hydrogenovibrio marinus, a single genomic region encodes these proteins:
- a CDS encoding response regulator transcription factor, whose amino-acid sequence MKLLLVEDELWLVNHLQTQLEQADFVVDTATDGDQASYLIQEYDYDIIILDLGLPKKPGLTVLSEIRDMGNTTPVLILTARNSWQERVEGLKKGADDYLGKPFHFEELLARIEVLLKRPHNRIDDTLQAGPFQLDLNTRELKTPEASHALTKTEFGLARLLMSHPNKVFAKDTLLQQVTDQHYDRESNVIEVYISKLRHYFGKPSIETLRGQGYRFVLPENITSDNKVSAP is encoded by the coding sequence ATGAAACTGCTACTCGTAGAAGACGAACTCTGGTTAGTTAATCATTTGCAGACACAGCTTGAGCAAGCTGATTTTGTTGTCGACACAGCAACAGATGGCGACCAAGCCTCTTATCTTATTCAAGAGTACGACTACGACATTATCATTCTGGATTTAGGGCTACCCAAAAAACCGGGATTAACCGTGTTATCAGAAATCCGTGACATGGGAAATACAACCCCGGTACTGATTCTCACTGCGCGTAATTCATGGCAAGAGCGTGTTGAAGGTCTGAAAAAAGGGGCTGATGACTATCTCGGCAAACCGTTTCATTTCGAGGAATTACTCGCTCGCATTGAGGTCTTGCTGAAGCGCCCTCACAATCGAATTGATGATACCCTTCAAGCTGGCCCTTTTCAATTAGATCTCAACACCCGCGAACTCAAAACACCTGAGGCAAGCCACGCCTTAACCAAGACCGAATTCGGGTTAGCGAGGCTCTTAATGAGTCATCCAAATAAAGTGTTTGCCAAGGATACCTTATTGCAACAGGTGACTGATCAGCACTATGACCGAGAAAGTAATGTGATAGAAGTCTATATCAGTAAACTGCGCCATTATTTTGGCAAACCTAGCATTGAGACTTTGCGAGGGCAAGGGTATCGCTTTGTTCTGCCTGAAAACATCACTAGTGACAACAAGGTCTCGGCACCATGA
- a CDS encoding sensor histidine kinase, which translates to MKSIEKSLNLSLFVSLLIIFVVFWMISVFSIHHLTEDYVVTRLHHDNDSITEHLKVEPDRLTINLNNINPIYSRKDSGHYFVAKVSLRTLASPSLEGYPLYLKPIHRNPEVYETLGPNKQTVLVRAYQSEFHGKTLTLYVAEDHSPIQHMIHLFDIVFAVLTLLSLITLYLLQRYLLQNGFNRLTPINKTLQALHKGKAVRLIPEDYPTEVTSLIESLNQAISSATALLEKSRQSNANLAHSLKTPLNIIFQISDSPILTDYPELQKTLSEQSQKILRLIERELKSARLASGMISMIPFSLKVQNTPDASPSDLEDLLSSFAQLYPQRHIEVIDNTEQKQLPLEKEDGFELLGNLIDNACKYGNHHVRLTLNGSDKQLTIQVEDDGTGVPPEAVEQIQQRGFRLDEEQPGHGIGLSIVKQIVSAYRGNIDFQLSELGGLSVTLSFNLDND; encoded by the coding sequence ATGAAATCTATTGAGAAAAGCCTCAACCTCTCACTGTTTGTCAGCCTGCTGATTATCTTCGTGGTGTTTTGGATGATTTCTGTCTTCAGTATCCATCACCTGACTGAAGACTATGTTGTTACACGTCTTCATCATGATAATGACTCCATTACCGAGCATTTGAAGGTTGAGCCCGATCGCTTAACCATCAACCTCAACAACATCAACCCAATTTATTCACGCAAGGACTCCGGTCATTATTTTGTGGCAAAGGTTTCACTACGCACGCTTGCTTCCCCTTCTCTTGAAGGCTACCCGCTTTACCTAAAACCAATTCATCGTAATCCGGAAGTTTACGAGACACTTGGGCCGAATAAACAAACCGTACTCGTCCGCGCTTACCAGAGCGAATTCCATGGTAAAACACTTACACTCTACGTTGCTGAAGACCACAGTCCAATTCAGCACATGATTCACCTGTTTGATATTGTCTTTGCAGTATTAACCCTGCTCAGCTTGATAACACTCTATCTATTGCAACGTTACCTGTTGCAAAACGGCTTTAACCGCCTGACCCCTATCAACAAAACCTTGCAAGCGCTTCACAAAGGAAAAGCGGTCAGACTGATACCGGAAGACTACCCTACTGAAGTCACCAGTTTAATCGAAAGCTTAAACCAAGCAATTTCCAGTGCCACTGCGCTATTGGAAAAATCCCGTCAATCCAATGCAAACCTCGCGCATAGTTTGAAAACACCATTGAATATCATCTTTCAAATCTCAGACAGCCCGATTCTCACAGATTATCCGGAACTACAAAAAACACTGTCGGAACAATCGCAAAAAATCCTGCGTTTGATTGAGCGGGAGCTAAAATCTGCCAGGTTGGCCTCAGGTATGATTTCGATGATTCCCTTTTCCCTCAAGGTACAAAATACACCTGATGCTTCGCCAAGCGATTTGGAAGATTTGCTCAGCTCATTCGCGCAGCTTTATCCTCAACGTCATATTGAAGTCATCGACAACACCGAACAAAAACAACTTCCTTTGGAGAAAGAGGATGGTTTCGAATTGCTGGGCAATCTTATCGATAATGCCTGTAAATACGGAAACCATCATGTGCGCTTGACTCTAAACGGCAGTGACAAGCAATTAACCATTCAAGTTGAAGATGATGGCACAGGCGTTCCTCCAGAAGCCGTTGAACAGATTCAACAACGAGGTTTCCGTTTAGATGAAGAGCAACCCGGGCATGGTATCGGGCTGTCCATCGTCAAACAAATCGTCTCAGCTTACCGCGGCAACATTGACTTCCAACTTTCCGAACTGGGCGGTTTATCCGTCACTCTCTCTTTTAATCTGGATAACGACTGA
- a CDS encoding TolC family protein encodes MKSISTTPNFGTALKKPLLIASFVAMSSFGSLTMAAESTNQVAPSLQQLLEHVKTQLPEQEKKQALQQLTQANGNAADSWIAGDVDLVVRHENDGMTGNQGYQSWEVGAAFPIWLPGQSGAKQQLSEDYRSLQSAQTARLALMASGKIRNLVWQLKKAETTLAYRQKSHQQAQALEQLVKQRVDAGENPKMDLLMAQQVTLNAMKQLTLAEQDYRIALNAYSTWTGSEQLPKTFAEHEQSLPLAEHPDIAFLQSLQSIETEKLQLTKYSQKQNPNLYLGSKTEKSHQMSDNTMLIAQISFPLGVNKQSAIAVSEQNQNKVNADIALAKAKQQIAIDRRNAETRLQQAQQTQTLAKSQFDLSSQSVLLAKQAYQQGETSIQILLQATQQLYDNELNYRLSQLNTQQSLSDYNQAQGVSLQ; translated from the coding sequence ATGAAAAGTATCAGCACGACACCTAACTTTGGAACCGCTCTAAAGAAACCTTTGTTGATTGCCTCCTTCGTGGCCATGTCATCATTCGGTTCTTTGACAATGGCGGCAGAAAGCACCAATCAAGTGGCGCCAAGTCTTCAACAATTGTTGGAGCACGTCAAAACCCAACTTCCCGAACAAGAGAAAAAGCAGGCATTGCAACAGTTGACGCAAGCCAACGGCAATGCCGCTGACTCATGGATTGCCGGTGATGTGGATTTGGTCGTTCGCCATGAGAATGATGGCATGACCGGCAATCAGGGTTATCAATCCTGGGAAGTCGGTGCGGCTTTCCCTATCTGGTTACCGGGTCAAAGTGGCGCTAAACAACAGCTTTCAGAAGACTATCGATCTTTGCAAAGTGCGCAAACTGCACGCTTGGCACTGATGGCTTCCGGCAAGATACGCAACTTGGTCTGGCAGTTGAAAAAGGCGGAAACAACTCTTGCCTATCGCCAAAAAAGCCACCAACAAGCGCAAGCTTTGGAACAATTGGTCAAACAGCGTGTCGATGCGGGCGAAAACCCAAAAATGGACTTATTGATGGCGCAGCAAGTCACACTTAACGCCATGAAACAACTGACACTTGCTGAACAGGATTATCGTATCGCCTTGAACGCCTATTCAACTTGGACAGGGAGCGAGCAATTACCTAAAACCTTTGCCGAACATGAACAATCGTTACCTCTAGCGGAACACCCTGACATAGCTTTCCTGCAAAGCCTTCAATCCATAGAGACTGAAAAACTGCAACTGACCAAATACAGCCAAAAACAAAATCCAAATCTTTATTTGGGCTCCAAAACAGAAAAAAGCCACCAAATGTCGGACAACACTATGTTGATTGCGCAAATCAGCTTTCCTCTGGGCGTTAACAAACAAAGTGCCATTGCGGTTTCAGAACAAAACCAAAACAAGGTGAATGCCGATATCGCATTGGCTAAAGCAAAACAGCAGATTGCCATCGACCGTCGTAATGCCGAAACCCGTTTACAACAAGCACAGCAGACACAAACGTTGGCAAAGTCACAATTTGACCTTTCCAGCCAAAGCGTCTTACTTGCCAAACAGGCTTACCAGCAAGGAGAAACTTCCATTCAGATCTTGCTTCAAGCCACACAACAGCTTTATGACAACGAACTGAACTATCGTCTCAGCCAGTTAAACACACAACAATCACTTTCAGACTATAACCAAGCACAGGGAGTTAGCCTACAATGA
- a CDS encoding efflux RND transporter periplasmic adaptor subunit, translating into MSALQTPSMKISSKFNTDALNRHLRASLLLVSLGMAPMASHAAEPLVFSSQQITTLGIATAPVKRIHQYPNETYPAEAVVPLSQTHLVTTPISGLVTKIDHVHGPIKKGEVIVEILSPELLNAQKNYLNTLSDLSTAQNNLARAMKLTQNGVVSVKNKQQAQSDVNKLSQIKRQQRQDLTLMGMAETAIEKLEKTRKQQPAIIQVPAPVTGELFNLKIKVGERLTANQTLISIGIVDPIVVDVRLPASQLSQVNEGMTSLALTTSGEIISKGIVAHISSFIDPMTQSVEIHNRFNNGEGKIHPGQLLQIEFVNDVADGEYVYQAPGSAIGNYDGHDVVFLMHQRQITVQPIQVLLQQDGVMVFKTQQPIDDAQQIVSQSTSAVKAALLSASEPSNGEE; encoded by the coding sequence ATGAGCGCGCTGCAAACCCCATCCATGAAGATTTCATCTAAATTCAACACAGACGCATTGAACCGTCACCTAAGAGCTTCTTTGCTGCTGGTATCTCTCGGTATGGCGCCGATGGCATCGCATGCGGCTGAGCCTTTGGTTTTTTCCAGTCAACAAATCACCACATTGGGCATTGCCACCGCACCGGTGAAAAGAATTCACCAATACCCTAATGAAACCTACCCTGCGGAAGCCGTGGTGCCACTTAGCCAAACCCACTTGGTGACGACTCCTATTTCTGGCTTGGTGACCAAAATCGATCACGTGCATGGTCCAATCAAAAAAGGCGAAGTGATTGTGGAAATCCTCAGCCCAGAGTTGCTGAATGCACAGAAAAACTATCTGAACACGCTATCGGACTTGTCTACTGCACAGAACAATCTTGCCCGTGCAATGAAACTGACTCAGAACGGTGTGGTCTCGGTCAAAAACAAGCAACAAGCACAATCAGACGTCAACAAGCTGTCACAAATCAAACGCCAACAACGACAAGACCTGACGTTGATGGGGATGGCAGAAACCGCTATTGAAAAACTGGAAAAGACCAGAAAACAGCAACCCGCCATCATTCAAGTGCCTGCGCCGGTAACGGGCGAACTTTTCAATCTTAAAATCAAGGTCGGTGAGCGCTTGACCGCTAACCAAACATTGATTTCCATCGGTATCGTCGACCCAATCGTTGTTGACGTGAGACTACCTGCTTCGCAACTGTCACAGGTCAACGAAGGCATGACTTCCCTGGCTTTGACAACCAGCGGCGAGATCATCTCAAAAGGGATTGTCGCCCATATCTCTAGTTTCATCGACCCGATGACACAATCGGTTGAGATTCATAACCGTTTCAACAATGGCGAAGGGAAAATTCATCCAGGACAATTACTGCAAATTGAGTTCGTCAATGATGTCGCAGATGGTGAGTATGTTTATCAAGCACCGGGTTCAGCTATCGGTAATTATGACGGGCATGATGTCGTGTTCTTGATGCACCAACGCCAAATCACCGTTCAGCCTATTCAAGTGCTTCTACAGCAAGACGGCGTGATGGTATTTAAAACCCAGCAACCTATCGACGATGCACAACAAATCGTCTCGCAAAGCACTTCTGCGGTTAAAGCCGCACTGCTTTCTGCTAGCGAACCTTCAAACGGAGAAGAATAA
- a CDS encoding efflux RND transporter permease subunit, translating into MLSRLIQFFLTQRMMVVLIIFSITAGGWVAFKNTPIDAFPEVSPTQVKMIFKAPGMTPSEVEQRIITPIEMEMLGLPNQKLLRSMGKYSIADITIDFKEGTDIYWARQQVAEKLNGITLPEGVTGGISPLSTPLGDIFMFTIDGNTLNNQEKRTLLDWVIRPALRSVQGVADVNSLGGEVKVYSVEPNFTKLQAYKIPLEKLIAAVKANNRNDGAGRLNQGEEVLLVRTQGNLTSVKDIENTVVAYQNEYPVKVKDVAKVRIDSLYRNGAVTDSGKGEAVQGLVIALRGANAKQVVESVQKRLDELKPSLPKGISLSVFYNRSALVDKAISTVSSALIEAVILVVLVLVVFLGNLRAAITVSLILPMAALMTFILMNTFGLSANLMSLGGLAIAVGMLVDAAVVVVENIVTMQEKDKANLPKLHLIYRALQEVSIPVVSGILIIMTVFLPLLTLTGLEGKLFVPVALTIIFALGSSLILSLTVIPTLASFILGKPSHKEPWLIRKLTNFYRPVLEWSLIHDRIVIGSAIGALVIAGVVYTQVGKTFMPTMDEGGLILQVEKTPAIGLKETVKLDLRIQREIMKQVPEVKRIVARVGSDELGLDPMSLNNTDTYLVLKPKSEWRVKTKEELISEIRRVMEENFPGFNFAFTQPIQMRVDEMLTGARGDLAIKIFGDDTQTLNHAAEQLVNLVKKIPGATDVYTPQNDGLRYLKLTVNRVMAGRLGLTVEQVQDILRVEVNGLPVGIIYEGIRQVPLIIRGPDAYKSSKQEMLKQPIALPNGESVQLGQLVNAEEIEGPVSIKREQSKRFSTVVANVTGRDLVSFVEEAKQVAKQVALPPGYYFEWGGQFENQQRAAAKLAVVVPIALVLIFIILFSTFQSVSQAVMVLTNVPFALIGGILALWMTGQYLSVPASVGFIALLGIAVLNGVVMISYFNQLAAKIDDAKTIVVEGALRRLRPVLMTASIAALGLVPLVFATGPGSEIQKPLAIVVIGGLISSTLLTLLILPIIYQRFGLKSLSAKSVSNKEQE; encoded by the coding sequence ATGCTATCTCGATTGATTCAGTTTTTTCTGACCCAACGTATGATGGTGGTGTTGATTATTTTCTCCATTACCGCCGGTGGCTGGGTCGCCTTTAAAAATACGCCAATTGATGCTTTTCCGGAAGTCTCTCCGACTCAAGTTAAAATGATTTTCAAAGCGCCGGGAATGACACCTTCCGAAGTGGAACAACGGATTATTACGCCCATTGAAATGGAGATGCTGGGTCTTCCTAACCAAAAACTACTGCGCTCCATGGGAAAATATTCAATTGCGGACATCACCATTGACTTCAAAGAAGGCACCGATATTTATTGGGCTCGCCAACAAGTGGCGGAAAAGCTCAACGGCATTACCTTGCCTGAGGGCGTGACAGGTGGTATCTCACCACTATCGACACCTTTGGGTGATATTTTCATGTTCACTATTGATGGAAACACCCTGAACAACCAAGAGAAGCGTACTCTATTAGACTGGGTAATCCGCCCTGCTCTGCGCTCAGTACAGGGGGTTGCGGACGTCAACTCACTGGGCGGTGAAGTGAAGGTCTATAGTGTCGAACCGAACTTCACTAAATTACAAGCCTACAAGATTCCTTTGGAAAAGCTGATTGCCGCAGTGAAAGCAAACAACCGAAACGATGGTGCCGGTCGTTTGAATCAGGGCGAAGAAGTCTTGCTGGTAAGAACACAAGGCAACCTCACATCAGTGAAAGACATTGAAAACACCGTTGTCGCTTACCAAAACGAATACCCGGTCAAGGTAAAGGATGTCGCCAAAGTCAGAATCGACTCCCTTTATCGTAATGGTGCGGTAACCGACAGCGGGAAAGGTGAAGCGGTTCAAGGGTTGGTTATTGCCTTACGTGGTGCCAATGCCAAGCAGGTAGTAGAATCTGTTCAGAAACGGCTGGACGAACTGAAACCCTCTTTGCCAAAAGGCATTTCCCTTAGTGTCTTCTACAATCGTAGCGCACTGGTGGACAAAGCCATCTCTACCGTGTCCAGCGCCTTGATTGAAGCCGTTATATTGGTGGTATTGGTTCTGGTTGTCTTCCTTGGTAACTTGAGAGCAGCCATTACGGTATCGCTGATTCTGCCAATGGCAGCATTGATGACCTTTATCCTGATGAATACCTTTGGATTATCTGCCAACCTCATGTCATTGGGAGGGCTGGCAATTGCCGTGGGTATGCTAGTGGATGCTGCCGTGGTGGTGGTTGAAAACATCGTCACCATGCAGGAAAAAGACAAAGCCAATCTCCCTAAACTGCATTTGATTTACCGTGCATTACAGGAAGTCTCTATTCCGGTAGTTTCAGGTATCTTGATTATCATGACGGTATTCCTGCCTTTATTGACGCTCACAGGTCTGGAAGGCAAGCTGTTCGTTCCGGTAGCCTTAACGATTATCTTTGCCCTTGGTAGCTCATTGATTCTGTCTTTGACGGTAATTCCGACCTTGGCATCTTTCATCCTTGGCAAACCTTCTCATAAAGAACCTTGGTTGATTCGTAAGCTCACTAACTTCTATCGTCCTGTGCTGGAGTGGAGTCTGATACATGACCGAATCGTCATTGGTTCAGCCATCGGTGCGCTGGTCATTGCCGGTGTGGTTTATACCCAAGTTGGTAAAACCTTTATGCCGACCATGGATGAAGGTGGCCTGATTCTGCAGGTTGAGAAAACGCCTGCTATCGGCTTAAAAGAAACCGTGAAATTGGATTTACGCATCCAGCGCGAAATCATGAAACAGGTTCCTGAAGTTAAGCGTATCGTTGCACGTGTCGGCTCTGATGAGCTGGGACTTGATCCCATGAGTCTAAACAATACCGACACTTACCTTGTGTTGAAGCCAAAATCTGAATGGCGTGTAAAAACCAAGGAAGAACTGATTAGTGAAATTCGTCGTGTTATGGAAGAAAACTTCCCTGGCTTCAACTTTGCCTTCACGCAACCTATTCAGATGCGTGTCGATGAAATGTTAACGGGTGCGCGTGGTGACCTTGCCATCAAAATCTTTGGTGACGATACCCAAACCCTTAACCATGCAGCAGAACAGCTCGTCAACCTAGTGAAGAAAATTCCGGGTGCCACGGATGTTTATACACCGCAAAACGATGGGTTACGCTATCTGAAGCTCACTGTTAATCGCGTGATGGCAGGAAGACTCGGGTTAACCGTCGAGCAAGTGCAAGATATTCTGCGCGTAGAAGTCAATGGTTTGCCTGTTGGGATTATTTATGAGGGCATCCGCCAGGTACCGCTCATCATTCGTGGTCCAGATGCCTACAAGTCGTCCAAACAAGAAATGTTGAAGCAACCTATCGCTCTGCCTAACGGTGAAAGTGTGCAACTTGGACAGCTAGTCAATGCAGAAGAAATCGAAGGCCCTGTTTCTATCAAACGTGAACAGAGCAAACGCTTCTCGACTGTGGTTGCCAACGTGACTGGTCGTGACTTGGTCAGCTTCGTAGAAGAAGCCAAACAAGTCGCCAAACAAGTGGCGCTGCCTCCTGGTTATTACTTTGAGTGGGGTGGACAGTTTGAAAACCAACAACGTGCCGCTGCGAAACTTGCTGTGGTCGTACCGATTGCATTGGTATTGATTTTCATCATCCTGTTCAGCACCTTCCAATCTGTCTCTCAGGCGGTAATGGTACTCACCAACGTACCTTTCGCACTGATTGGTGGGATTCTTGCGCTCTGGATGACGGGACAGTACTTATCGGTGCCGGCATCGGTCGGATTCATTGCGCTACTCGGTATCGCGGTATTGAATGGCGTGGTGATGATCAGTTACTTTAACCAGCTGGCTGCGAAAATTGATGATGCAAAAACCATCGTTGTCGAGGGCGCTTTGAGACGTTTAAGACCTGTCTTGATGACCGCATCCATTGCTGCATTGGGTCTGGTGCCTTTGGTTTTCGCAACCGGTCCGGGTTCTGAGATTCAGAAACCTTTGGCGATAGTTGTTATCGGTGGCTTGATTTCATCTACCCTGTTGACACTGTTAATCTTACCGATCATCTATCAGCGATTCGGATTGAAGTCACTTTCAGCCAAATCCGTTTCAAATAAAGAACAGGAGTAA
- a CDS encoding DUF3240 family protein, whose amino-acid sequence MANNYLLQLIVDGKVVHEVIDQLLTFETSLKFNVEDINAYHSSQRLSSTSEQVSGHVKRVKIEVLVTEDNYRAVIEHAKQPLTYSEMQYILMPIADLGIA is encoded by the coding sequence ATGGCAAATAACTACCTATTGCAATTGATTGTCGATGGTAAGGTCGTTCATGAAGTGATTGACCAGCTCCTGACATTTGAAACATCTCTAAAGTTCAATGTCGAAGACATCAATGCCTACCACTCGTCACAAAGACTTAGCTCAACCAGTGAGCAGGTTTCAGGGCATGTGAAGAGAGTCAAAATCGAGGTGTTGGTGACTGAAGACAATTATCGAGCGGTCATTGAGCATGCAAAACAGCCTCTGACCTATTCGGAAATGCAGTATATCCTCATGCCGATTGCCGATTTGGGGATTGCTTGA
- a CDS encoding DUF302 domain-containing protein: MKYVVTSDKSVDEVCQAMEEAVPAHKFGIVGIHDLKATMAKKGVEFGNEVRVFEICNPMKAKSVLEVDMDLASALPCRISVYQDGGVTKIGMIKPTDMLKALNDSPALVAVAEEVEAISVDIINAVK, from the coding sequence ATGAAATATGTTGTTACTTCGGATAAATCAGTCGATGAAGTTTGCCAGGCAATGGAAGAAGCCGTACCTGCGCATAAATTCGGTATCGTCGGCATCCATGATTTGAAAGCCACTATGGCAAAAAAAGGTGTGGAATTCGGAAACGAAGTCCGAGTATTTGAAATCTGTAACCCGATGAAAGCAAAAAGCGTCTTGGAAGTGGATATGGACTTGGCGTCTGCCCTACCTTGCCGTATTTCCGTTTACCAAGACGGTGGTGTCACCAAAATCGGTATGATCAAACCGACTGACATGCTGAAAGCGTTGAACGACAGCCCAGCTCTAGTAGCCGTTGCCGAAGAAGTGGAAGCTATTTCCGTCGATATCATCAACGCCGTTAAATAA
- a CDS encoding YcgN family cysteine cluster protein, whose amino-acid sequence MTKSSKRYWDTKTLEEMTQEEWESLCDGCGLCCLTKLQDEDTDEIVYTSVVCRFSDTETGQCSDYANRSTNVPTCVPLTLQGIAEFDWLPDSCAYRVIYRGDKLADWHPLNSGKKESVKLAGVGLLAIPLLVVDSDEIEDYEDFVMDKP is encoded by the coding sequence ATGACGAAGTCGTCAAAACGTTATTGGGATACCAAAACGCTTGAAGAAATGACTCAGGAAGAGTGGGAGTCTTTATGCGATGGTTGTGGTTTGTGCTGTTTAACGAAACTGCAGGATGAAGACACGGATGAAATTGTCTATACCTCGGTGGTTTGTCGTTTTTCAGACACGGAAACCGGGCAATGCAGTGATTATGCTAACCGGTCAACCAATGTACCAACCTGCGTACCTCTGACACTACAGGGCATAGCGGAGTTTGATTGGTTGCCGGACTCCTGCGCGTATCGCGTGATTTATCGTGGTGACAAACTTGCAGACTGGCATCCCCTGAATTCGGGCAAGAAAGAGTCGGTCAAATTGGCTGGAGTTGGTTTGTTGGCGATACCGTTACTGGTTGTGGATTCGGACGAGATTGAAGATTACGAAGACTTCGTAATGGATAAACCTTAG